A region from the Acinonyx jubatus isolate Ajub_Pintada_27869175 chromosome C2, VMU_Ajub_asm_v1.0, whole genome shotgun sequence genome encodes:
- the POGLUT1 gene encoding protein O-glucosyltransferase 1 → MERWARPQLLLWLLLLLLPPVLGRQKESGSKWKVFIDQINRSLENYEPCSSQNCSCYHGVIEEDLTPFRGGISKKMMAEVVRRKLGTHYQIIKNRLYRENDCMFPSRCSGVEHFILEVIGRLPDMEMVINVRDYPQVPKWMEPAIPVFSFSKTSEYHDIMYPAWTFWEGGPAVWPIYPTGLGRWDLFREDLVRSAAQWPWKKKNSTAYFRGSRTSPERDPLILLSRKNPKLVDAEYTKNQAWKSMKDTLGKPAAKDVHLVDHCKYKYLFNFRGVAASFRFKHLFLCGSLVFHVGDEWLEFFYPQLKPWVHYIPVKTDLSNVQELLHFVKANDDMAQEIAERGSQFIMNHLQMDDITCYWENLLTEYSKFLSYNVTRRKGYDQIIPKILKTEL, encoded by the exons ATGGAGCGGTGGGCGCGCCCGCAGCTCCTGCTGTGGCTGCTGTTGCTATTACTGCCCCCAGTGCTGGGCCGCCAGAAGGAGTCAG GTTCAAAATGGAAAGTATTTATTGACCAAATTAACAGGTCTTTGGAGAATTATGAACCATGTTCAAGTCAAAACTGCAGCTGCTACCATGG TGTCATAGAAGAGGATCTAACTCCTTTTCGAGGAGGTATCTCCAAGAAGATGATGGCAGAGGTAGTCAGACGGAAACTGGGGACCCACTATCAGATTATTAAGAACAGATTATACAGAGAAAATGACTGCATGTTCCCCTCGAG GTGTAGTGGTGTTGAACACTTTATTTTGGAAGTTATCGGACGCCTCCCTGACATGGAAATGGTGATCAATGTACGAGATTATCCTCAGGTTCCTAAATGGATGGAGCCTGCCATTCCAGTCTTCTCCTTCAGTAAG ACATCAGAGTACCATGATATCATGTATCCTGCTTGGACATTTTGGGAAGGGGGGCCTGCTGTTTGGCCAATTTATCCTACAGGTCTTGGACGGTGGGACCTCTTCAGAGAAGATCTGGTAAG GTCAGCAGCACAGTGGccatggaagaagaaaaactctACAGCATATTTCCGAGGATCAAG GACAAGTCCAGAACGGGATCCTCTCATTCTTCTATCTCGGAAAAACCCAAAACTTGTTGATGCAGAATACACCAAAAACCAAGCCTGGAAATCTATGAAA GACACCTTGGGGAAGCCAGCTGCTAAGGATGTCCATCTTGTGGATCACTGCAAATACAA GTATCTGTTTAATTTTCGAGGTGTAGCCGCAAGTTTCCGGTTCAAACACCTCTTCCTGTGTGGTTCCCTTGTTTTCCATGTTGGTGATGAGTGGCTTGAATTCTTCTATCCACAACTGAAGCCATGGGTTCACTATATCCCAGTCAAAACAGATCTCTCCAATGTCCA GGAGCTGTTGCATTTTGTAAAAGCAAATGATGACATGGCTCAAGAAATTGCTGAAAG GGGAAGCCAGTTTATTATGAACCACTTGCAGATGGATGACATCACCTGTTACTGGGAGAACCTGTTGACTGAATACTCTAAATTCCTGTCCTATAATGTAACAAGAAGGAAAGGCTATGATCAGATTATTcctaaaattttgaaaactgaactCTAG